The following are from one region of the Camelus ferus isolate YT-003-E chromosome 13, BCGSAC_Cfer_1.0, whole genome shotgun sequence genome:
- the GNG5 gene encoding guanine nucleotide-binding protein G(I)/G(S)/G(O) subunit gamma-5, which yields MSGSSSVAAMKKVVQQLRLEAGLNRVKVSQAAADLKQFCLQNAQHDPLLTGVSSSTNPFRPQKVCSFL from the exons ATGTCTGGGTCCTCCAGCGTCGCCGCTATGAAGAAGGTGGTTCAACAGCTCCGGCTGGAGGCTGGGCTCAACCGCGTGAAG GTTTCCCAGGCTGCTGCAGATTTGAAACAGTTCTGTCTGCAGAATGCGCAACATGACCCCTTGCTGACTGGAGTGTCTTCAAGTACGAATCCCTTCAGACCCCAGAAAGTCTGTTCCTTTTTGTAG